Part of the Benincasa hispida cultivar B227 chromosome 12, ASM972705v1, whole genome shotgun sequence genome is shown below.
GTTCGTTCTAATTTTTTAACAGCCATAGCTTGAAAACTTGGTAGCCATATCGATAATAGTACATCTCCTATCCTTCTGTCTAGTGTCTATCATATCTTCCCACAACTCTTTGTGCAAATTTATGTGTTCTCTACATTTTATCCTTGAATTTTGGCATCTGCATCTCCATTACTAGAGATTCCAGAGAATTCAGATGCCAAATTCAGATTCCTCAAAGTTCAATAAGATTCATACGCTTGTAAATTAACCTATATATCGTCCTTTTTCTTTGCAACTACAGTTCATTCGCCAGGCGGCAGAACCAGCGGACTAGTTATACAATTAATCATGAAATATATAGATGAAAAGAGGTAGAGATAGTACCTAAAAATACCATCTTGGCCTtacttcctcttcctcttctgtCAAATCACGGTACTGATACCATTCTGATCCAGCTTTACCAACAGGCATGGGAGGCCTAACGAAAATCTCTACTGGTTTAGGGACATGGACAGCCAACTCGAGCTTATTGACCGATGATTCTAAATCAGGCGGATTATATGGAAGTGATTTCTTTCGTTCAACAGTGATCCATCCCAAGCCTGATATAGCCACATCACAAGCAGGCCTGTAGAAAATGCAAGGAGAAATAAGTTCTTATTTCCTGAGATGCACCTACTAGCCAGCCAGATTACATCAACCAAATCACATCCAGAATAACAATGGGGAGAGAACTAAGGTTATTTTACAAAAGAACATAACCTGCAAGAGTTTTATCACACCTTTGCTCGTCTTGAAAATTTATCTTCAATTGACGCACTGTTTCGAGTCCTCTCCAATCATCCCTTATTTGTTTTCCAGATGGAGGTGTTAGTGAAATCCCAAGTTCTTTCTGTCAAATTGTAAAAGAAAACCTCCAATTACCAATAGGTTAAAATAAAAAGTGGGAAACAGTCCCCTGAATACATAGCAATGTAGCATTCGATCTTCAATCATCAAATCTATGAGTTGTTCGCCAAGATTATTTTCTGAATATAAGATGGCTATAAAGGTCAAATGCATGTTTTTATAGACCAATCACCATCAATTGTGCTTTTAAGTACAAAACAGTAGGTGGAGGAGGTAAAAATAATCTGTTTGTTTGGATTGGACAAGGGTGAAATGAGAAAATAGAAGTGATCCGACTAACCGCACATAAATAACACCAAGTAAGTTTTTCGAAAACTTCTCCTTTCAAGACCATGTTCAAGTCAGCAGGCCTTCATTTTCCCAGATTGCTAGCAGACTACTTCTCGGATCAGATCTCCtcagtttaatttaattttgagccTCTATTGTATTGTTTGTTTTGCTTTGTCTAATTTTGACTTATGTTAAAACCGTGTAATCTTGTAACTCGTTTGTACGGGTTGAATCTTAGTCTTGATTTTATTGCACTTGAGgacaaattatatgaaaatgatgTGGGTACTaaggggtgtcaacctagttgagatgcttTGGTGCGCCTGATCTATAGGTCTTTTAGCTCTTTGTATAATTCTcttgtactttgagcattaaTCTCATTTCATTAATATTAATGAAGAGGCTTGTTtccatttcaaaaaaataaaaaataaaaaaataactacaCGTAAATAGAAACTAGAAAGGTACATTACAATTTTAGTCCTTCCTGAACTTCAAAAAGTGTTAATatgtctctaaactttcaattttatatttcatgGGTCAATGacatattaaacattttttgtAAATTGATGCATCTATTAAAcataaactttgaattttgtatctaggtttttgttttaaaaaatgtcaaataggtTACAAGACCTATTAGGCACAAATTGAAAGCTTAGGAGCCTATTACACTATAAAATTTAGAgacctattagatataaattgaCAGTAATCTATTAAAAACTTTTACATTGTGggacctattagacacaaactTGAAAATTCAAAACGAAActggtaacttaaccttaaagTATTCATCTGATGCATAATCTTCTGTTGATTACCACCCAACATTAAGAAAATTCAGAAAAACGAGTCTATAATTACAAAAAGCATTTTCATTACCTCATAAAATTCATCTGCTTTTTCAGTAGGAACCACGCGGATCTGCAATCCTTTTGGACCATAAAATGTCAAACACATTTCTGGTTGAACCTGTTAACAACAATGACATGCTAAATCCAAAACAAAGTACCATTTCTAACAAGTTCTAATAACTGAAATAAAGACCTTCAATAAATCTACTCTCACGAGACCTCCCCAAAATATAGAAAACCCATTCAACCCACTGGATAAGTCCTTGCTTCCCATCTCATTGTCAGTTAGAAGTTGATGAACCTGACATAGAAAAAGGTCAAGGTTGAAAGCAAGAGCCAAGCAATGTAAACGTTATAGAACTTAAGTCTGCATACTTGGAAATTTTGACCCCTGAGCCGACTTTGAGGAGCCAGGGCAGGAAGATCTTCTGAATGAACAACCGCAGCTAGCCTGTGGTGGAGATGGACTCCAGGCGTGTCATATAATTTCTGTATATGAAAATATGCTAATCACTTCCCTAGAATGAATAAGTTTCTCCTTTCATAGAAATTGGAATCACTGGTTAGGCAAACAGAACAGAAAATATGttggataatatatatatacacacacatatggGTTCATAAGGAACTTCACATACAAAAACACATACCCCTCCTCCTAAGAAAGCATCAATTTGTATTGGACCTAAAGTAGTTCCAGGAACAGCAGATTGTATGGGTCTGTACTTTTGAGCTGCTGCAGCAACTGGATCCCTTTCAGCCATCTTCTCTGCCATCAACAGTTAGTTTAGGAAGTTGATTGTGGCCATCCATAGTATCTAATCGATTAGAGAACTGCAGCGATCAAACTACCAGAAAAGAGCGGTCTAAAAAGTGGAAACATGCATTCTTTATACTTtactttttattgaaaactTAGAGGTGACAAATATTTTCCCATATGATCAATTGACTACTTCATGTAATGATCCCCCACTCTGTCAGTGTCAACGTTGTCTATAACATTTGACCAATATCGTCATGAATGGGAGTAAGAGAAACCATGATAAAAATAACTTATAACAGCTTTTTCTCCAAACATGAAAAGGTTGACAACAATATAATGACACAATGACAATAATGATGATAATGACAACCATGAcaaaaatgatgatgatgctaAGGATTATGCAATCAATGATAATATGGTATCATTTGATAGAGGATCAACTGACAGACATCATGCAGATTCCCAGAAAAGCATCGTTGAGCTCTTTTATTATGCTCAACTCCTGGCAAGAGTATAAGTTTGAATTTCATTACGTTTTAAGATGATCCAAGGGGAACACGTAGGACAGAGGAATTTCAAGAGTCATTTGGGCCTCCACATACTACCTAAAAACATTCTTCACCTTCCTAAAGCTCTTATTCCTCGGCAATGCCAATTTCTTGAATATCGCAAGAATGAAATTACGTGGAGCACCACTATCATTGGAATTTAGAACCACCACTTCCTATTGCTTAATGCTTCCCTTAATCTTTCATCATGGGGTGGATTGATTTCTATTCATCAAATTTAATGGACAACTCTATTATATTATCACCTTCCCACATACCCCCTGGATTAGTACTGGATTGTTGTGGTATAAAATGACATAGTTGCTTATAGGACTACTATTGCAAGCAATTATGGGAGCTTTgtttccctttcccttttctttttttcctttcattttttttttaatgagaaacAGATATTTGATTGATATGATGAAATACAGCCCTGAACAAGAAGAGCACAGGTTAAAAAAACACCTCCAGTGTTTCAAAATGTCATTTAATCTATAATCGGTAAGAGAAGTGAAGAAACATTAACATCAACCAAGAGcctttacaaaattattttctaagGTTCTACCAAATGGTAGAATTTATTGTTGAAAGTCCTGTTGTTCCTCTCCTTTTatgtgaggttttcttttatatcTTTGGTTGTTCTCTAGGTTAAAGGcttgtcaatttttaattaatctcaaattagatcatttgtaattttgtgaataatttgagaaatgaaatagcaatttgtgattggtccaaattTCTCACTCAACAGTTGTCCTATTCAAAGTTTGACATATGCTCAGCATCCTTCAATGATGGTCAGAATGCTATATAGATGACAAAAGGAACTTGTACTCACTCAGTAAAGCATTGATGAAAGCAGACTTCCCAACATTAGCTGAGCCCTACATGCATATCAAATGAAAATCAAGTCTCATTAATCATATTAACATATTATCTAAAAGACAGACGATAacatgtactaaaaaaaaaatttaagaaatggggagaaaaatatagaaaagcTATTTGCTATGTCATCTTCAAATCCTAAGAGAAGAGGTCGTCCAGGCAGCCACAATTGgtgataaaatttaattaagaagaaaatttggaaagatAGTGCAAAAATATTAGATGTAAGAAGAAtcgagaagaaaaaggaaacttGCAGGACTTGAGAACAATGGGGCCTGATCTGGCTTTTATGCATAGTATGCCATGTTTTTGGTTTTACATGTAATTAGTGGCATATGATTCAATCAGTGTCATTATTATTAAGAACAAATCTCAAATTTCATACTTTTAGGTGACATTTTTTTCTCCTATTTAGTATGAATAAATATTCAGTTAAATATTCAATTATCtttgtttatatattaattatttatcaaTTTATGAGTGCATATTATCACtatctattaaaaataaatggaaGATAAATGGCATATGTATTGTAACAactattttgtttaaatttaatagtataCTAACCAGAATGTACACATCCCGCCCCTGCACCAGAAAAATTAAATCTAAGGTTCAGTATAGTAATAAAATAGAAACAATATCTTCtcatcaaaattattaaaaaaaaaaagtaacaaaaacaaaaacaaaaacaaaaaaacaaaaaaagaagaaacaaaacaaaactgaTACAGAGACAGCATTTTACACAAAATGAAGATGAGCAGAAGTTGAGGACATAACTCAAATATGCAATTAGTAAAGAAGGGAAAAAGTTCATAGGAAATAATAAGAGATTTGCTTTGAAACTTAATAACCATGTGGATATAGAACTTGTGACTGGATCATTAAGATTTTAGTGCTGATATAACGAACACCATTAGACTTCATAAAGGCTAAAACTTCCATGATCTTTGTAAATATTGCATGAGGCCAATAATTACACCATATCAAAATAGTTGGCAGGTGGATTTGTAAGATTTATCAAAGTGAAAGTGaaaaaacctttttctccttttgaaTATCTGCTACAACTCCAGCTACACCAACCAAAGACTTTGAGCTCGTCAGATGGACACTCAGAACACTACAAAATTTAGACAATGCTTCACAATTTAGAAGTCCAACCAGGAACTTTAGATTACAAAGATCATGCTCTTGCTCTCACTGAACAATAAATCacatcaattaaaatttgtgaACGCTTTAATTAATATAAGATGGATTCTTGCCTCAGGATTATTCCACAAAAGAATGCTCCATACTTTCAAAATGATGTAGATGGAAAGACATTCCACAAGGCCAAAAGGAATCCAACTTACCTAAGCTTCTTTTTGGTAGTAGCCTCCACAACCCAATCCCCAATACAGTTCAGATCAGTCCCCTTGGGAAGGAGATCAACCTACACAAATCTTTATTAGTCCAAAGCACAAGAAGAAAGTTATTCAATATTTATCAATATCATAAGACCAACAAAAAAGTTCAAAAGATCACCTTAGTGACCACCAGTATTATCGGATTTGCACCAGCAAGATCACGCACGCGTGCCAAAAAACTGCCATTGAAGTCAACTATGTCAACCTATAACTCATTGCCAGAAAAAGAGGGAGGAACCTCGTATTACGCTCAGCAACTGCAAATATCTCAACTTCACTTCAGGGTAAAGCAAAAAAGACAGACAGCCTAGGCTTACCAATTTCACAATCAAAGCCTTCTCATAACGTAAGTGAGAGAGCTTTTCTCGAAGCTCCTCAGCTGAGATGAATTGCTTTCCCCCAGAATAACCTCCATTTCCACCTACAGCAGTTATCATGTGACCATGAGACAAAAGTCGGCACCTCCCACAGA
Proteins encoded:
- the LOC120068223 gene encoding NO-associated protein 1, chloroplastic/mitochondrial isoform X2, whose protein sequence is MAVAPFSTTFFPSLPSIFTTSFSTSKSLKTPSTSSRTVSQFSLETSYKKPPTVDPPEIDGIGAAAPTRGDRFLERHHSVEAAKFVHKENKKNRKRKKDKALKVSLAVAACYGCGAPLQTLELDAPGYVEPETYELKKKHHQLRRVICGRCRLLSHGHMITAVGGNGGYSGGKQFISAEELREKLSHLRYEKALIVKLVDIVDFNGSFLARVRDLAGANPIILVVTKVDLLPKGTDLNCIGDWVVEATTKKKLSVLSVHLTSSKSLVGVAGVVADIQKEKKGRDVYILGSANVGKSAFINALLKKMAERDPVAAAAQKYRPIQSAVPGTTLGPIQIDAFLGGGKLYDTPGVHLHHRLAAVVHSEDLPALAPQSRLRGQNFQVHQLLTDNEMGSKDLSSGLNGFSIFWGGLVRVDLLKVQPEMCLTFYGPKGLQIRVVPTEKADEFYEKELGISLTPPSGKQIRDDWRGLETVRQLKINFQDEQRCDKTLAGLLVMWLYQAWDGSLLNERNHFHIIRLI
- the LOC120068223 gene encoding NO-associated protein 1, chloroplastic/mitochondrial isoform X1, with translation MAVAPFSTTFFPSLPSIFTTSFSTSKSLKTPSTSSRTVSQFSLETSYKKPPTVDPPEIDGIGAAAPTRGDRFLERHHSVEAAKFVHKENKKNRKRKKDKALKVSLAVAACYGCGAPLQTLELDAPGYVEPETYELKKKHHQLRRVICGRCRLLSHGHMITAVGGNGGYSGGKQFISAEELREKLSHLRYEKALIVKLVDIVDFNGSFLARVRDLAGANPIILVVTKVDLLPKGTDLNCIGDWVVEATTKKKLSVLSVHLTSSKSLVGVAGVVADIQKEKKGRDVYILGSANVGKSAFINALLKKMAERDPVAAAAQKYRPIQSAVPGTTLGPIQIDAFLGGGKLYDTPGVHLHHRLAAVVHSEDLPALAPQSRLRGQNFQVHQLLTDNEMGSKDLSSGLNGFSIFWGGLVRVDLLKVQPEMCLTFYGPKGLQIRVVPTEKADEFYEKELGISLTPPSGKQIRDDWRGLETVRQLKINFQDEQRPACDVAISGLGWITVERKKSLPYNPPDLESSVNKLELAVHVPKPVEIFVRPPMPVGKAGSEWYQYRDLTEEEEEVRPRWYF